The proteins below come from a single Stomoxys calcitrans chromosome 1, idStoCalc2.1, whole genome shotgun sequence genomic window:
- the LOC131994329 gene encoding probable serine hydrolase — protein MAPPKIPESKMTLSSMEAKSSLNIEGFTKYRHAGDLTGEPPTREFAEVTIPVPWGHLAGKWFGPQDVQPILGLHGWQDNAGTFDLLVPLLPADVAFLSVDLPGHGLSSRLPDGCYYNTIDNLYIIRVIMKQYKWEKVALIGHSMSSIIGFVFAAVFPDKVDMFIGIDALKPHQRPFPSVIRTMETRMDEFLREDERNRNKNEPPSYTYEELIERIYVGTFHSVNKDLCKHMLARNIQKSEKYPDKYFFTRDRRLKFYNYAVGSQELCVEMAQRITCPYLFIKARHSSYFEDKKYYDEVMDVLRPKPNFEYFESDGSHHLHMNNPEKIIEPIVDFINRFGPVARAKQAKAAKLAAQNEKESKL, from the exons ATGGCTCCGCCGAAAATTCCCGAGAGTAAAATGACGT taAGCAGCATGGAAGCCAAAAGTTCCTTGAACATTGAAGGTTTTACAAAATATAGGCATGCTGGTGATTTAACGGGCGAGCCGCCCACCAGAGAG TTTGCCGAAGTCACCATACCTGTGCCTTGGGGTCATTTGGCAGGCAAATGGTTTGGACCCCAAGATGTTCAGCCCATATTGGGTCTTCATGGCTGGCAAGATAATGCTGGTACATTTGATTTGTTGGTTCCCCTGTTGCCGGCGGATGTTGCATTCCTTTCTGTTGATTTGCCTGGCCATGGCTTATCTTCACGATTGCCCGATGGTTGTTACTACAACACCATTGATAATCTCTATATCATACGTGTCATAATGAAACAATACAAATGGGAGAAGGTGGCCCTGATAGGCCATTCCATGTCTTCGATTATTGGTTTCGTGTTTGCTGCTGTTTTTCCTGATAAAGTTGATATGTTCATTGGCATAGATGCCTTGAAACCCCATCAAAGGCCTTTTCCCAGTGTCATACGCACCATGGAAACACGCATGGATGAATTTCTGCGCGAGGATGAGCGTAATCGCAACAAAAATGAGCCTCCCAGCTACACCTATGAGGAGCTTATCGAACGCATATACGTTGGCACCTTCCATTCTGTCAACAAAGATCTCTGCAAACACATGCTGGCCCGAAATATACAAAAATCGGAAAAGTATCCCGACAAATACTTCTTTACTCGCgataggcgtttgaaattttacaattatGCCGTGGGCTCCCAGGAGCTGTGTGTGGAAATGGCCCAGCGCATTACCTGCCCTTATCTTTTTATTAAGGCTCGTCACTCTTCATATTTTGAGGATAAAAAGTATTACGATGAAGTCATGGATGTTCTGAGGCCAAAACCgaattttgaatatttcgagAGTGATGGTTCGCATCATTTGCACATGAATAACCCGGAGAAAATTATCGAACCAATAGTGGATTTCATTAATCGTTTTGGTCCTGTTGCCAGGGCAAAACAGGCCAAAGCTGCCAAATTGGCTGCCCAAAACGAGAAGGAGAGTAAACTCTAA